In Posidoniimonas corsicana, a single genomic region encodes these proteins:
- a CDS encoding sulfatase-like hydrolase/transferase, with translation MARCSLLLLLILAGGAAAADSARPNILWISVEDIGPHLGCYGYAPAKTPTLDALAARGVRYDNAFTTCPVCATNRSSIITGMYPTSIGTLHMRCKSRLPAGVRCFPAYLREAGYYCTNQSKTDYNLVDAGDPWDESSKRAHWRGRGDGQPFFAVFNLTNTHESKVWPRGAAHRRQTPDLTAADRQDPGEVAPPPYLPDTRPARRDWANYLENITQADYYAAELLRQLREDGLEDNTIVFFWSDHGAGLPRNKRWPYDSGLRAPLIVYVPPSLRAEGQGQPGMVDEQLVSFVDFAPTVLNLLGLPVPDHMQGRAFLGEDLAPPRDYAIATRDRMDERIDLIRSVRDQRYRYIRNFMHWKPFTQWIGYGERNATMKELRRLAAAGELPVASRLYMSDRKPMEELYDLQQDPHELVNLSDRPSPEHQQVLARMRAELREWQLATGDLGLIPEPIMRQREAELGDCRQIYREPQAKQSLGALLRALAPGLTEDERSEQSQALLAADDPVQRYWGVKLVGELPEDPSLPGATKERLAELLRDPAGVVRVAAAAALLRGGAASQPAAVQALLDELVGADPWVRYHAALALDERAGDLPDVVAAMKSAVDDRNEYVVRVAERVLERAAP, from the coding sequence ATGGCCCGTTGTTCCTTGCTATTGCTCTTGATCCTCGCCGGCGGGGCGGCCGCCGCGGATTCGGCTCGCCCCAACATCCTGTGGATCTCGGTCGAGGACATCGGCCCCCACCTGGGCTGCTATGGCTACGCGCCGGCCAAGACGCCCACACTCGACGCGCTGGCGGCGCGGGGCGTGCGGTACGACAACGCGTTCACCACCTGCCCGGTCTGCGCCACCAACCGGTCCTCCATCATCACGGGCATGTACCCGACTTCCATCGGCACGCTGCACATGCGCTGCAAGTCGAGGCTGCCTGCCGGCGTGCGGTGCTTCCCGGCCTATCTCCGCGAGGCGGGCTACTACTGCACCAACCAGTCGAAGACCGACTACAACCTGGTGGACGCGGGCGACCCGTGGGACGAGTCGAGCAAGCGTGCCCATTGGCGCGGCCGCGGCGACGGTCAGCCGTTCTTCGCGGTGTTCAATCTGACCAACACGCACGAGAGCAAGGTGTGGCCGCGCGGCGCCGCCCACCGTCGGCAGACCCCGGACCTGACCGCCGCGGACCGGCAGGACCCCGGCGAGGTTGCCCCTCCCCCGTACCTGCCGGACACCAGGCCGGCGCGGCGCGACTGGGCCAACTACCTGGAGAACATCACCCAGGCCGACTACTACGCCGCGGAGCTGCTACGCCAGCTCCGCGAGGACGGCCTCGAGGACAACACCATCGTGTTCTTCTGGTCCGACCACGGCGCCGGACTGCCCCGCAACAAACGCTGGCCGTACGACTCCGGCCTGCGGGCGCCACTGATTGTCTACGTGCCGCCGTCGCTGCGGGCGGAGGGGCAGGGCCAGCCGGGGATGGTCGATGAGCAGCTTGTCAGTTTTGTCGACTTCGCGCCCACGGTGCTGAACCTGCTTGGCCTGCCGGTGCCCGACCACATGCAGGGCAGGGCGTTTCTGGGCGAGGATCTGGCGCCGCCGCGCGACTACGCCATCGCGACCCGCGACCGGATGGACGAACGGATCGATCTGATCCGTTCGGTCCGCGATCAACGCTACCGCTATATCCGCAACTTCATGCACTGGAAGCCCTTCACGCAATGGATTGGGTACGGGGAGCGTAATGCCACGATGAAGGAGCTCAGGCGCCTGGCCGCCGCAGGCGAGCTGCCCGTAGCGAGCCGCCTGTACATGTCGGACCGCAAGCCGATGGAGGAGCTGTACGACCTGCAGCAGGACCCGCACGAGTTGGTCAACCTGTCCGATCGGCCCTCGCCGGAGCACCAGCAGGTGCTCGCCCGGATGCGGGCCGAGCTCCGCGAGTGGCAGCTCGCCACCGGCGACCTCGGCTTGATCCCCGAGCCGATCATGCGGCAACGCGAGGCCGAGCTCGGCGATTGCCGGCAGATCTACCGCGAGCCGCAGGCCAAGCAGAGCCTGGGCGCGCTGCTGCGGGCGCTCGCCCCCGGGCTGACGGAGGATGAGCGTAGCGAACAATCCCAGGCCCTGCTTGCGGCGGACGATCCGGTCCAGCGGTACTGGGGCGTCAAGCTGGTGGGCGAGCTGCCGGAGGACCCCAGCCTACCGGGCGCAACGAAAGAACGGCTGGCCGAGCTGCTCCGCGATCCGGCGGGCGTGGTGCGGGTGGCTGCCGCGGCGGCGCTGCTGCGCGGCGGCGCCGCGTCGCAACCAGCGGCGGTGCAGGCGTTGCTCGACGAGCTCGTCGGCGCCGACCCCTGGGTGCGCTACCACGCGGCGCTTGCGCTCGACGAGCGTGCAGGCGACTTACCAGACGTAGTAGCGGCGATGAAATCGGCGGTCGACGATCGGAACGAGTACGTCGTTCGCGTCGCGGAGCGGGTCCTTGAACGGGCGGCGCCGTAG
- the xerD gene encoding site-specific tyrosine recombinase XerD: MAPRKKIIKPKRQASAEEATRLVEAFTRYLASECHLSDNTVAAYRRDMRRFFGWLAGRRLESLTVSDLSDYPRHMNELGLAPSSIARHVASLRMFFRYLQLEGLLNDNQAELLSSQKLWQRMPTVLSPAQIDQLLSAPVRGEPLWRRDRAILETLYATGARVSELSNLRGRDVHPDDGYCVCHGKGDKQRVVPLGERAVALLVEYQEKERPKLAERREPASEFLFLSTRGQRLGRERIWELIKKYAAAAGVTAKLSPHSLRHSFATHLVGGGADLRQVQEMLGHASIATTQIYTHVDHTRLKKVHDSFHPRA; encoded by the coding sequence ATGGCCCCGCGCAAGAAGATCATCAAGCCGAAACGCCAAGCCTCCGCCGAGGAGGCGACGCGGCTTGTCGAGGCGTTCACCCGCTACCTGGCCAGCGAGTGCCACCTGTCGGACAACACGGTGGCCGCGTACCGCCGCGACATGCGGCGGTTCTTCGGCTGGCTGGCGGGCCGGCGGCTCGAGAGCCTCACCGTGTCGGACCTGTCCGACTACCCGCGGCACATGAACGAGCTGGGCCTGGCGCCGTCGAGCATCGCGCGGCACGTGGCGTCGTTGCGGATGTTCTTCCGCTACCTGCAGCTCGAGGGCCTGCTGAACGACAACCAGGCGGAGCTGCTCAGCTCGCAGAAGCTGTGGCAGCGGATGCCGACCGTGCTCTCACCGGCCCAGATCGATCAGCTGCTGTCGGCCCCCGTGCGGGGCGAGCCGCTCTGGCGGCGTGACCGGGCCATCCTCGAGACCCTCTACGCCACCGGCGCCCGCGTGTCGGAACTGTCCAACCTCCGCGGCCGCGACGTGCACCCCGACGACGGCTACTGCGTCTGCCACGGCAAGGGCGACAAGCAACGCGTGGTGCCGCTGGGCGAGCGGGCGGTCGCGCTGCTGGTCGAGTACCAAGAAAAAGAGCGGCCCAAACTGGCCGAGCGGCGCGAGCCCGCCTCGGAGTTCCTGTTCCTCTCTACCCGCGGGCAGCGGCTGGGGCGTGAGCGGATCTGGGAGCTGATCAAGAAGTACGCGGCGGCCGCCGGGGTGACCGCCAAGCTCAGCCCGCACAGCCTCAGGCACAGCTTCGCCACGCACCTGGTGGGCGGCGGCGCCGACCTGCGGCAGGTGCAGGAGATGCTCGGCCACGCCAGCATCGCCACCACGCAGATCTACACGCACGTCGACCACACCCGCCTGAAGAAGGTGCACGACTCGTTCCACCCACGGGCGTAA
- a CDS encoding lysophospholipid acyltransferase family protein → MQNIILEEPYEFVPPIESRFWTWAIRFWLKRYLRKVFSVTSFEVRDAAKLRASIDEGKGVIVAPNHSRLSDPMVLGMLSKEAGTQLFAMASWHLFMQNKFERFLIRRMGAFSVYREGNDRTAVNYAIDILEKGRRPLVMFPEGAVSRHCDLLMDLMDGPAFIARQSAKKREKQGKPPVVIHPVAIRYYFDGDVEATIGPDLDALEHRFSWHPQKHLTLTQRLGKLGRAILCAKEIEYLGFAREGDPHERADQLMQEVLARLEEKWGTAGKERGVVGRVKLLRTVILPDMIANKVTPEERDARWRDLAECYYLQQLAHYPKGYIGGGADLPERLLETIERMEEDFTDESKYHGPLHCVIQVGDPITVDPVRDRSAPRDPAMAEAQRSLQGMLDALVAERRAALAERAG, encoded by the coding sequence ATGCAGAACATCATCCTGGAAGAGCCGTACGAATTTGTCCCGCCGATCGAGTCGCGATTCTGGACCTGGGCCATCCGCTTCTGGCTCAAGCGGTACCTCCGCAAGGTGTTCTCGGTCACCAGCTTCGAGGTCCGCGACGCGGCCAAGCTGCGGGCGTCGATCGACGAGGGCAAGGGCGTTATCGTCGCGCCCAACCACAGCCGGCTGTCGGACCCGATGGTGCTGGGCATGCTGTCCAAGGAGGCCGGCACCCAGTTGTTCGCGATGGCCAGCTGGCACCTGTTCATGCAGAACAAGTTTGAGCGGTTCCTGATCCGCCGGATGGGCGCTTTCAGCGTGTACCGCGAGGGGAACGACCGCACGGCCGTCAACTACGCCATCGATATCCTCGAGAAGGGCCGCCGGCCGCTGGTGATGTTCCCCGAGGGCGCGGTTAGCCGGCACTGCGACCTGCTGATGGACCTGATGGACGGCCCCGCCTTCATCGCGCGGCAGTCGGCCAAGAAGCGCGAGAAGCAGGGCAAGCCGCCGGTGGTGATCCACCCGGTAGCCATCCGCTACTACTTCGACGGGGACGTGGAGGCCACCATCGGCCCCGACCTGGATGCACTGGAGCACCGCTTCAGCTGGCACCCCCAGAAGCACCTCACCCTCACCCAGCGGCTCGGCAAGCTGGGCCGCGCGATCCTGTGCGCTAAGGAGATCGAGTACCTCGGCTTCGCCCGCGAGGGCGACCCCCACGAGCGGGCCGACCAGCTGATGCAGGAGGTGCTCGCGCGGCTGGAGGAGAAGTGGGGCACCGCCGGCAAGGAACGCGGCGTGGTTGGCCGGGTGAAGCTGCTGCGCACGGTGATCCTGCCCGACATGATCGCCAATAAGGTCACGCCCGAAGAACGCGACGCCCGCTGGCGCGACCTGGCCGAGTGCTACTACCTGCAGCAGCTCGCCCACTACCCGAAGGGCTACATCGGCGGCGGGGCCGACCTGCCCGAGCGGCTGCTGGAGACCATCGAGCGGATGGAGGAGGACTTCACCGACGAGTCCAAGTACCACGGCCCGCTGCACTGCGTCATCCAGGTGGGCGACCCCATCACGGTCGACCCGGTCCGCGACCGCTCCGCCCCCCGCGACCCTGCCATGGCCGAGGCGCAGCGTTCCCTGCAGGGCATGCTCGACGCGCTGGTCGCCGAGCGCCGCGCCGCCCTGGCCGAGCGGGCGGGGTAG
- a CDS encoding 3'-5' exoribonuclease YhaM family protein: protein MPELFDKTGESSPITPLGDLTNGQEADFFALLADKTQLTTKDGKPYWRVTFRDARRDVSFPVWSDAPLFAKCNSEWQVGGFYKLRALYHETSYGPQLDIRLIRPVEETDKADGFDPTMCQPRSRFDFEEMFADLRGIAEERIAEGPLQTLVLGLLDQHRDDLLVWPAASRNHHAFAGGYLEHVRNVATNAVMLAERYAEIYPDMDPPLDVGMVAAGAALHDIGKLRELRNSPVGAEYTASGSLVGHILQGRDMIREAAAEMQREGQDPPDAETMLRLEHIIISHQRLPEWGSPKPPMTPEALIVHYADDTDAKLQMMMTILAETDADAALSSRRNVLGQQVYRGGE from the coding sequence TTGCCAGAGCTATTCGACAAGACCGGTGAGTCCTCGCCCATCACGCCGCTGGGCGACCTGACCAACGGTCAGGAGGCCGACTTCTTCGCGCTGCTGGCCGACAAGACGCAGCTCACCACCAAGGACGGCAAGCCCTACTGGCGGGTCACCTTCCGCGACGCCCGCCGCGACGTCAGCTTCCCCGTCTGGAGCGACGCGCCGCTCTTCGCCAAGTGCAACAGCGAGTGGCAGGTCGGCGGCTTCTACAAGCTGCGGGCGCTGTACCACGAGACCTCCTACGGCCCGCAGCTGGACATCCGCCTGATCCGCCCGGTGGAGGAGACCGACAAGGCCGACGGCTTCGACCCGACTATGTGCCAGCCGCGGTCGCGTTTCGACTTCGAGGAGATGTTCGCCGACCTCCGCGGCATCGCCGAGGAGCGGATCGCCGAGGGTCCGCTGCAGACGCTGGTGCTCGGGCTGCTGGACCAGCACCGCGACGACCTGCTGGTCTGGCCCGCCGCCAGCCGCAACCACCACGCGTTCGCCGGCGGGTACCTGGAGCACGTGCGGAACGTGGCGACCAACGCCGTAATGCTGGCCGAGCGGTACGCCGAGATCTACCCGGACATGGACCCGCCGCTGGATGTCGGCATGGTGGCGGCCGGCGCCGCGCTGCACGACATCGGCAAGCTCCGCGAGCTGCGCAACTCGCCGGTCGGCGCCGAGTACACCGCGTCCGGGTCGCTGGTGGGCCACATCTTGCAGGGCCGCGACATGATCCGCGAGGCGGCCGCCGAGATGCAGCGCGAAGGGCAGGACCCGCCCGACGCCGAGACCATGCTCCGCCTGGAGCACATCATCATCAGCCACCAACGCCTGCCGGAGTGGGGCAGCCCCAAGCCCCCCATGACGCCCGAGGCGCTGATCGTCCACTACGCCGACGATACCGACGCCAAGCTGCAGATGATGATGACCATCCTCGCCGAAACCGACGCCGACGCGGCGCTCAGCTCACGCCGCAATGTGCTGGGGCAGCAGGTGTACCGGGGTGGGGAGTAG
- a CDS encoding cation:proton antiporter domain-containing protein, translated as MPDHVLTDLLMILTTGLLANVACQRLGVSTILGYLLAGVVLGDAGFELIRTDNHEIEVLGEAGVFLLLFTVGLEFSIDELRPLAWRLPVGGGLQMLLVAAPVALACYWAGLSLPASLLLGAALSFSSTVIVFKALGELGQTSTPHGRRAIGVLLFQDMALVPLLLLVPLIQGGAAPGFSELAELALASGAFIGAVLLARIVISGYLAPALTSFRSPDLVVLMAVVVLGGMALFAHKLGLPAALGAFAAGLLFGGNRWSAQVDALVLPFRETFAAVFFISLGLLLDKDINVGWIVPMAIGLAGLKLAAAAIALAVTGLRPRAALGMGLGLAHVGEFAFFLGRIATEAGVLSRASYQHMSAVALGTLIATPIVLRIGLKWTDGREEESPQTPRTELSRPQMAVVIGVGPVGKQVASFLETRGVEVTMVDRSPVNLYPFSQLGFATAAGDATHAETLRAAHVPDAGMVVVCVPTDADALGIVRSVRQLNAAASVVVRCRYQGSVDALHRAGAALVVSEERMTYERLVAELEGRLTSDRV; from the coding sequence ATGCCCGACCACGTCCTAACCGACCTGCTGATGATCCTCACCACGGGCCTGCTGGCCAACGTGGCGTGCCAGCGGCTGGGGGTGTCGACCATCCTGGGGTACCTGCTGGCCGGCGTGGTTCTGGGCGACGCCGGGTTCGAGCTGATCCGCACCGACAACCACGAGATCGAGGTACTGGGCGAGGCGGGCGTGTTCCTGCTGCTGTTCACCGTGGGGCTCGAGTTCTCCATCGACGAGCTGCGGCCGCTCGCCTGGCGGCTGCCGGTGGGGGGCGGCCTGCAGATGCTGCTGGTGGCCGCGCCGGTCGCGCTGGCGTGCTACTGGGCCGGCCTGTCGCTGCCGGCGTCGCTGCTGCTGGGCGCGGCGTTGTCGTTCAGCTCGACGGTCATCGTGTTCAAGGCTTTGGGCGAGCTCGGCCAGACGTCCACGCCGCACGGGCGGCGGGCGATCGGCGTGCTGCTGTTCCAGGACATGGCGCTCGTGCCGCTGCTGCTGCTGGTGCCGCTCATCCAGGGGGGCGCCGCCCCGGGCTTCTCCGAATTGGCCGAGCTGGCGCTGGCGTCCGGCGCGTTCATCGGCGCGGTGCTGCTGGCGCGGATCGTGATCAGCGGCTACCTGGCGCCGGCGCTCACCTCGTTCCGCAGCCCGGACCTCGTGGTGCTGATGGCCGTGGTGGTGCTGGGCGGGATGGCGCTGTTCGCGCACAAGCTGGGCCTGCCCGCGGCGCTGGGCGCGTTTGCGGCGGGGCTGCTGTTCGGCGGCAACCGCTGGAGCGCCCAGGTCGACGCGTTGGTGCTGCCGTTCCGCGAAACCTTCGCCGCGGTGTTCTTCATCAGCCTCGGCCTGCTGCTCGACAAGGACATCAACGTCGGCTGGATCGTGCCGATGGCGATCGGCCTTGCCGGGCTGAAGCTGGCCGCGGCCGCCATCGCGCTGGCGGTCACCGGCCTGCGGCCGCGGGCCGCCCTCGGCATGGGCCTAGGCCTGGCGCACGTGGGCGAGTTCGCGTTCTTCCTGGGCCGTATCGCAACCGAGGCCGGCGTGCTGAGCCGGGCGTCGTACCAGCACATGTCGGCCGTGGCGCTGGGCACGCTGATCGCCACGCCGATCGTGCTGCGGATCGGCCTGAAGTGGACCGACGGACGCGAGGAGGAATCGCCCCAGACGCCCCGCACCGAGCTGAGCCGCCCGCAGATGGCCGTGGTGATCGGCGTGGGCCCGGTGGGCAAGCAGGTGGCCAGCTTCCTCGAGACCCGCGGCGTGGAGGTCACGATGGTCGACCGCAGCCCGGTGAACCTGTACCCGTTCAGCCAGCTAGGCTTCGCCACCGCGGCGGGCGACGCCACCCACGCCGAGACCCTGCGCGCCGCGCACGTGCCGGACGCCGGCATGGTGGTGGTGTGCGTGCCGACCGACGCCGACGCGCTGGGCATCGTGCGGTCCGTGCGGCAGCTCAACGCCGCGGCCAGCGTGGTGGTGCGGTGCCGCTACCAGGGCAGCGTCGACGCCCTGCACCGCGCCGGCGCCGCGTTGGTGGTGAGCGAAGAACGGATGACCTACGAGCGGCTGGTGGCGGAACTTGAAGGGCGGCTGACGAGCGATCGGGTTTAA
- a CDS encoding PEP-CTERM sorting domain-containing protein (PEP-CTERM proteins occur, often in large numbers, in the proteomes of bacteria that also encode an exosortase, a predicted intramembrane cysteine proteinase. The presence of a PEP-CTERM domain at a protein's C-terminus predicts cleavage within the sorting domain, followed by covalent anchoring to some some component of the (usually Gram-negative) cell surface. Many PEP-CTERM proteins exhibit an unusual sequence composition that includes large numbers of potential glycosylation sites. Expression of one such protein has been shown restore the ability of a bacterium to form floc, a type of biofilm.), giving the protein MRFSCCAVFLAALTPACSLANVLLADSVAEFSNVQGQDSWLYGYYSGPFTPDNFQQMPEYDAARERWQVDGTHPFPFFWTMLDRQGGHPNGLTTSGEIQPAEHWAVRRYVSEAAGPVTIAGVVGDIDPRIGGQGLIARIFVDGLEVYTRNLANAESQVPYQVEAAVAVGSFIDFVVDPKNSNDWADRFQFTAVVTTVPEPASAALLAAVLAPVASRRRRSYASGS; this is encoded by the coding sequence ATGCGATTCTCTTGCTGCGCGGTGTTCCTGGCCGCGCTGACGCCGGCGTGTTCGCTGGCGAATGTTCTGTTGGCCGACTCGGTCGCGGAATTCTCCAATGTGCAGGGACAGGACAGCTGGCTGTACGGCTACTACAGCGGGCCCTTCACGCCCGACAACTTCCAGCAGATGCCCGAGTACGACGCCGCCCGCGAGCGGTGGCAGGTCGATGGCACGCACCCGTTCCCCTTCTTCTGGACCATGCTCGATCGCCAGGGCGGGCACCCCAATGGGCTGACCACCAGCGGCGAGATCCAGCCGGCCGAGCACTGGGCCGTCCGCCGCTACGTGAGCGAGGCCGCCGGACCGGTGACGATCGCCGGGGTGGTGGGCGACATCGACCCCCGCATTGGCGGGCAGGGGCTGATCGCGAGGATCTTTGTCGACGGCCTGGAGGTCTACACGCGCAACCTGGCCAACGCCGAGTCGCAAGTTCCCTATCAGGTCGAAGCGGCGGTCGCGGTTGGTTCGTTCATCGATTTCGTGGTCGATCCGAAGAACTCCAACGACTGGGCCGACCGGTTCCAGTTCACCGCGGTGGTGACGACCGTGCCCGAGCCCGCCTCGGCGGCTCTGCTAGCGGCGGTGCTGGCGCCCGTTGCGTCGAGGCGGCGGCGGAGCTACGCGTCCGGCTCGTAG
- a CDS encoding GNAT family N-acetyltransferase yields the protein MSTELIAIAPPSSDLAWLAHKLRRDVFVHEQHVPPELEYDELDLKSVHYVTLVGGDLVAALRVIDLPEHQKISRFVVHAAYRGRGVGRRLLEHTIAALAELGHTRLYLEAQVSAIGFYERLGFAAYGPVYQDAGIDHRRMRNYEPDA from the coding sequence ATGTCGACCGAACTGATCGCTATCGCACCTCCCTCTTCCGACCTGGCGTGGCTGGCCCACAAGCTGCGGCGCGACGTGTTTGTCCATGAGCAGCACGTGCCGCCCGAGCTGGAGTACGATGAGCTCGATCTGAAGAGTGTGCACTATGTCACACTTGTCGGTGGCGACCTGGTGGCCGCGCTGCGCGTGATCGACCTGCCGGAGCACCAGAAGATCTCCCGCTTTGTGGTGCACGCGGCCTACCGGGGCCGGGGCGTCGGACGGCGGCTGCTGGAACACACCATCGCCGCGCTGGCCGAGCTGGGCCACACGAGGCTCTACCTCGAGGCCCAGGTGAGCGCGATCGGCTTCTACGAGCGGCTCGGCTTCGCCGCCTACGGCCCGGTCTACCAGGACGCGGGGATCGACCACCGCAGGATGCGGAACTACGAGCCGGACGCGTAG
- a CDS encoding LuxR C-terminal-related transcriptional regulator yields the protein MSVDLTQHERELLELLIGGASNKVAARQLGIALRTMELHRQKLMNKLGARSAAQLGYLYADLKRREGGQATSSAAEPVSRAMAI from the coding sequence ATGAGTGTGGATCTTACACAGCACGAGAGAGAGTTGCTGGAGCTCCTCATCGGCGGCGCGTCCAACAAGGTTGCCGCGCGTCAGCTCGGCATCGCGCTGCGGACGATGGAGCTTCACCGTCAGAAGCTGATGAACAAGCTTGGCGCCCGCTCGGCGGCGCAGCTCGGCTACCTGTACGCCGATCTGAAACGCCGTGAAGGCGGGCAAGCGACTTCGTCGGCGGCGGAGCCCGTTAGTCGGGCGATGGCGATCTAG
- a CDS encoding PSP1 C-terminal domain-containing protein, translating to MHHYVRVGLHGEVGRFRSTDSARYPRGRRVIVRTARGLETGEVLSACDTAAAATDGELLRAMTPQDHLLSQRLEQRRGEAYDACVALLAERNLDAVLMDVEHLFDGQGLYFHFLGEVSPEVEALTAELSEAYEAKAQIGRFAETLTEGCGPGCGTEEAKGQGGCDSCAGCAVASACKK from the coding sequence ATGCACCACTACGTCCGCGTCGGCCTGCACGGAGAGGTCGGCCGCTTCCGCTCAACCGACAGCGCCCGCTACCCACGCGGACGGCGGGTGATCGTCCGCACCGCCCGCGGCCTGGAAACGGGCGAGGTGCTCTCCGCCTGTGATACGGCCGCCGCCGCGACCGACGGCGAGCTGCTGCGGGCGATGACCCCACAGGACCACCTGCTCAGCCAGCGGCTGGAGCAGCGCCGCGGCGAGGCCTACGACGCCTGCGTCGCGTTGCTCGCGGAGCGTAACCTGGACGCGGTGCTGATGGACGTCGAGCACCTGTTCGACGGCCAGGGCCTGTACTTCCACTTCCTGGGCGAGGTGTCGCCCGAGGTCGAGGCGCTCACCGCCGAGCTCTCCGAGGCGTACGAGGCCAAGGCCCAGATCGGCCGCTTCGCCGAAACACTCACCGAGGGCTGCGGCCCCGGCTGCGGCACCGAAGAGGCCAAGGGCCAAGGCGGCTGCGACTCGTGCGCCGGCTGCGCCGTCGCCAGCGCGTGCAAGAAGTAG
- the bioB gene encoding biotin synthase BioB, which yields MSETLDCPTANAAPTASRWQALADQVLAGEPLTAEQAGEVLACPDSELLNLLDAAYRVRRHYFANQVQLYLLMNAKSGLCPEDCGYCSQSKDSQAEIPKYNILSRDKLMDGARVAKERDARTYCIVISARGPNEREMKAVETIVPEIKEKYGLHICACLGLLTDDQAQRLKACGVDRVNHNLNTGQGHYEKICTTHTFADRVDTLKAVRSAGMEMCSGGIVGMGESNEDLVSMAIELRELGVHSIPVNFLIPIEGVDMPHQEHVTPQYCLKTLAMFRLVCPDREIRIAGGREMHLRSLQPLGLYAANSMFVGDYLTTMGQPPEEDYQMIRDLGFEIVSESEASVC from the coding sequence ATGTCCGAGACGCTTGATTGCCCGACCGCCAATGCCGCCCCCACCGCCAGCCGCTGGCAGGCCCTGGCCGACCAGGTGCTGGCCGGCGAGCCGCTGACCGCGGAGCAGGCCGGCGAGGTGCTGGCCTGCCCCGACAGCGAGCTGCTCAACCTGCTGGACGCGGCGTACCGGGTGCGGCGGCATTACTTCGCCAACCAGGTGCAGCTGTACCTGCTGATGAACGCTAAGAGCGGCCTGTGCCCGGAGGACTGCGGGTACTGCTCGCAGTCCAAGGACAGCCAGGCGGAGATCCCCAAGTACAACATTCTCAGCCGCGACAAGCTGATGGACGGCGCCCGGGTGGCCAAGGAGCGTGACGCGCGGACCTACTGCATCGTGATCTCCGCCCGCGGCCCCAACGAGCGGGAGATGAAGGCCGTCGAAACGATCGTGCCGGAGATCAAGGAGAAGTACGGCCTGCACATCTGCGCGTGCCTGGGCCTGCTGACCGACGACCAGGCCCAGCGGCTCAAGGCGTGCGGCGTCGACCGGGTAAACCACAACCTGAACACGGGCCAGGGGCACTACGAGAAGATCTGCACCACCCACACCTTCGCCGACCGGGTCGACACGCTCAAGGCGGTCCGCTCGGCCGGCATGGAGATGTGCTCCGGCGGCATCGTCGGCATGGGCGAGTCGAACGAGGACCTGGTGAGTATGGCGATTGAGCTGCGCGAGCTGGGCGTGCACTCGATCCCAGTGAACTTCCTGATCCCGATCGAGGGGGTCGACATGCCGCACCAGGAGCACGTCACGCCGCAGTACTGCCTGAAGACGCTGGCCATGTTCCGCCTGGTCTGCCCGGACCGCGAGATCCGCATCGCCGGCGGCCGCGAGATGCACCTGCGGAGCCTGCAGCCGCTGGGGCTGTACGCGGCGAACTCGATGTTCGTGGGCGACTACCTGACCACCATGGGCCAGCCGCCTGAAGAGGACTACCAGATGATCCGCGACCTTGGCTTCGAGATCGTCAGCGAGTCTGAGGCGAGTGTTTGTTAG